In Desulfovibrio sp. 86, the following proteins share a genomic window:
- a CDS encoding respiratory chain complex I subunit 1 family protein produces MSDTLLAILHMCVFPGGAFALMVAMFFKGLDRRVEARLQRRVGPPLVQPWLDIAKLLTKETLIPRTACRPAFLLAPVFGFTGMAVCAAFIPISGVYNGLFNMGDLLVIFYLLPIPAMAIMLGGSASSSPYGAVGFSREMVLMFAYEMPLLMILLAVAMLTGKTLAGGAWGAEFSLFKIVALQQQTGSFGFNPSMIPAFLAYLIFLPGTMGVVPFDIPEAETEIVEGPLLEYGGPLLALFQITSALKTFVVLGLGVALFFPGTISEWWPVNLVWFLCKCLALMLVSLTLVKSATGRFRIDQAFRFYVTVPAALALCSLILVWVM; encoded by the coding sequence ATGAGCGATACCCTGCTTGCCATACTGCACATGTGCGTCTTCCCCGGCGGGGCCTTTGCCCTGATGGTGGCCATGTTCTTCAAAGGACTGGACCGACGTGTGGAAGCCCGCCTGCAACGCCGCGTGGGGCCGCCGCTGGTGCAGCCCTGGCTGGACATTGCCAAGCTCCTGACCAAGGAGACCCTGATCCCAAGGACAGCCTGCCGCCCGGCCTTTCTGCTGGCTCCTGTCTTCGGCTTTACGGGCATGGCCGTGTGCGCGGCCTTCATCCCCATCTCCGGGGTGTACAACGGACTGTTCAACATGGGCGACCTGCTGGTGATCTTTTACCTTCTGCCCATCCCGGCCATGGCCATCATGCTGGGCGGGTCGGCCTCCAGTTCGCCTTACGGCGCTGTGGGCTTCTCGCGCGAAATGGTACTCATGTTCGCCTACGAAATGCCCCTGCTCATGATTCTGCTGGCCGTGGCCATGCTCACGGGCAAAACCCTGGCTGGCGGCGCATGGGGAGCGGAATTCTCGCTCTTCAAGATCGTGGCCCTGCAGCAGCAGACAGGCTCCTTTGGTTTCAACCCGTCGATGATCCCGGCCTTTCTGGCCTACCTCATCTTCCTGCCCGGCACCATGGGCGTTGTGCCCTTTGATATTCCCGAGGCGGAAACCGAAATCGTCGAAGGCCCGCTGCTTGAATACGGCGGCCCGCTGCTGGCGCTTTTTCAGATCACGTCGGCCCTCAAGACCTTCGTTGTTCTGGGGCTGGGGGTTGCGCTTTTCTTCCCCGGCACCATATCTGAATGGTGGCCGGTCAATCTGGTGTGGTTCTTGTGCAAGTGCCTCGCGCTCATGCTGGTTTCGCTTACCCTGGTCAAGTCGGCCACAGGGCGTTTCCGTATTGACCAGGCGTTTCGCTTTTATGTGACTGTGCCCGCCGCGCTTGCGCTGTGCAGTCTGATCCTGGTCTGGGTGATGTAA
- a CDS encoding NADH-quinone oxidoreductase subunit B family protein, producing MLKKLSVRSPWLFRINAGSCNGCDVELATTACIPRYDVERLGCRYCGSPRHADIVLITGPLTTRVRDRVLRVWDEIPEPKVTVAVGICPISGGVFREGYSIEGPIDRYLPVDVNVPGCPPRPQAILEGVVLARSIWLKKLGVEE from the coding sequence ATGCTCAAAAAACTTTCCGTGCGTTCGCCGTGGCTGTTCCGCATCAACGCCGGTTCCTGCAATGGCTGCGACGTGGAACTGGCCACCACGGCCTGTATTCCGCGTTACGACGTTGAACGCCTGGGGTGTCGCTACTGCGGCAGCCCCCGGCACGCCGATATCGTGCTGATCACCGGCCCGCTTACCACCAGGGTGCGCGACCGCGTGCTGCGGGTGTGGGACGAGATTCCCGAACCCAAGGTGACGGTGGCCGTGGGCATCTGCCCCATATCAGGCGGGGTCTTTCGCGAGGGATATTCCATTGAAGGCCCCATCGATCGCTATTTGCCCGTGGACGTGAACGTGCCCGGCTGCCCGCCCCGGCCCCAGGCCATTCTTGAAGGCGTTGTGCTGGCCCGGTCCATCTGGCTGAAAAAACTGGGCGTGGAGGAATAG
- a CDS encoding 4Fe-4S binding protein has protein sequence MAGFLKVLFRNLLEGPSTDPFPLGETFTPERLRGRAVVDPELCMGCGICRHSCAAGAIHIGQQPDGSGFTITIWQNSCCLCASCRHYCPTGAMSISTDWHTAHVQAEKYNRLEQHTIKYEPCVACGALMRPIPKVLADKLYAWNTEIDPELTRKLCPKCRQIEDAKRNACILPTAADEAPAATVTSAVPTKD, from the coding sequence ATGGCGGGCTTTCTTAAAGTCTTATTCCGCAACCTGCTTGAAGGCCCCAGCACCGACCCCTTCCCCCTGGGTGAAACCTTTACGCCCGAGCGCCTGCGCGGCAGGGCCGTGGTGGACCCGGAACTGTGCATGGGCTGCGGCATCTGCCGCCACTCCTGCGCGGCGGGGGCCATCCACATCGGGCAGCAGCCCGACGGGTCGGGCTTTACCATCACCATCTGGCAAAATTCGTGCTGTCTGTGCGCCTCATGCCGCCACTACTGCCCCACCGGGGCCATGAGCATCAGCACCGACTGGCATACGGCCCATGTACAGGCCGAAAAATACAACAGGCTTGAGCAGCACACCATCAAGTATGAACCCTGCGTTGCCTGCGGCGCGCTTATGCGGCCCATCCCCAAGGTCCTGGCTGACAAGCTCTATGCCTGGAATACCGAAATTGATCCTGAGCTGACCCGCAAGCTGTGCCCCAAGTGTCGGCAGATTGAAGACGCCAAGCGCAACGCCTGCATACTGCCCACGGCCGCTGACGAGGCCCCGGCGGCAACCGTCACCTCGGCAGTGCCTACCAAAGACTAG
- a CDS encoding NADH-quinone oxidoreductase subunit C, whose protein sequence is MQETIHGNAAVIEGLTALCAAEDDAIHHSTDSFGNAYHWFRLGTPRMLTQGAEILRQADARLAMVTAYNRRQLSEPMQEVCYHFEIKGVIYNMTVTLNGEWPTVPSITPLFANADWHEREMMELYGIQVMGHPNPRRLFLDEELDAGILNEAVPLSIMMNGACTTDLWERILGDKEKRS, encoded by the coding sequence ATGCAAGAGACCATTCACGGCAACGCCGCCGTCATTGAGGGCCTTACCGCTCTTTGTGCCGCTGAGGACGATGCCATACATCACAGCACCGACAGCTTCGGCAACGCCTATCACTGGTTCCGTCTGGGAACGCCGCGCATGCTCACGCAGGGCGCGGAAATCCTCCGTCAGGCCGACGCCCGTCTGGCCATGGTCACGGCCTATAACCGTCGCCAGCTCAGCGAACCCATGCAGGAAGTCTGTTATCACTTTGAAATTAAAGGTGTTATTTACAACATGACTGTCACCCTCAACGGAGAGTGGCCCACAGTGCCCTCCATCACGCCGCTGTTCGCCAACGCGGACTGGCATGAAAGGGAAATGATGGAGCTTTACGGCATCCAGGTCATGGGGCATCCCAACCCGCGCCGCCTCTTCCTTGACGAGGAACTGGACGCGGGCATTCTCAACGAAGCCGTGCCTCTTTCCATCATGATGAACGGGGCCTGCACCACCGACCTGTGGGAACGCATCCTCGGGGACAAGGAGAAGCGGTCATGA
- a CDS encoding hydrogenase large subunit yields the protein MTKTFTMPLGPVHVALEEPVYFNLTVDGEIVRHVDLTSGHVHRGMEAMATQRNLIKNVTLTERVCSLCSNSHSFTYSMAVENVLGITIPDRARYLRVLAEEIKRVASHLFNTAIQAHIIGFKSLFMHVMEVREMMQDLKETVYGNRMNLAANCIGGVKYNVNAELLDYMRNMLDKVEPQVDEIREIYDSNSMVLARTRGLGLLPKEDAIRLGVVGPVARGSGLHLDVRKDSPYAAYPDVDFKTIVEQGCCIHARTMVRLHEIFESFGIIRQCIARVPDGEVTAPMRQIRTAEACARSEAPRGEVFYYIRTNGTDMPARLKWRVPSYMNWEALGVMMRDCNVSDVALITNSIDPCVSCTER from the coding sequence ATGACCAAAACCTTTACCATGCCCCTCGGCCCCGTGCATGTGGCCCTTGAGGAACCGGTATACTTCAATCTGACTGTGGACGGCGAAATAGTGCGGCATGTGGATCTGACCTCGGGCCATGTGCATCGTGGCATGGAGGCCATGGCCACCCAGCGCAACCTGATCAAGAACGTCACGCTCACGGAACGCGTGTGCTCATTGTGCTCCAACAGCCATTCCTTCACCTACAGTATGGCTGTGGAAAACGTGCTGGGCATCACCATTCCCGACCGCGCGCGCTACCTGCGCGTGCTGGCGGAAGAAATCAAGCGCGTTGCCTCGCATTTGTTCAACACCGCCATCCAGGCCCACATCATCGGCTTCAAGTCGCTGTTCATGCACGTCATGGAAGTGCGCGAAATGATGCAGGACCTGAAGGAAACGGTCTACGGCAACCGCATGAACCTGGCCGCCAACTGCATCGGCGGCGTCAAGTACAATGTGAACGCCGAACTCTTGGACTACATGCGCAACATGCTGGACAAGGTCGAACCGCAGGTGGACGAAATCCGCGAGATTTACGACTCCAACAGCATGGTTCTGGCCCGTACCCGCGGCCTTGGCCTGCTGCCCAAGGAAGACGCCATCCGCCTCGGCGTGGTTGGCCCGGTGGCGCGCGGTTCGGGGCTGCACCTTGATGTGCGCAAGGACTCGCCCTATGCGGCCTATCCTGATGTGGACTTCAAAACCATTGTGGAACAGGGATGCTGCATCCACGCCCGCACCATGGTGCGCCTGCACGAGATCTTCGAATCCTTCGGCATTATCCGCCAGTGCATCGCGCGCGTGCCCGATGGCGAGGTGACGGCCCCCATGCGGCAGATCCGCACGGCCGAGGCCTGCGCCCGCTCCGAAGCGCCGCGCGGCGAGGTGTTTTACTACATCCGCACCAACGGAACGGATATGCCCGCACGGCTCAAGTGGCGCGTGCCTTCCTACATGAACTGGGAGGCCCTGGGCGTGATGATGCGTGACTGCAACGTGTCCGACGTTGCCCTGATCACCAACAGCATTGACCCCTGCGTATCCTGCACGGAACGCTAG
- a CDS encoding hydrogenase maturation nickel metallochaperone HypA/HybF, with the protein MHEASLVQGLLDICLKALDEHNAAHPENRVERISKVECQLGLIACVEAQTLVACFELFAEGTPAEGAQLLLQTAPLPCRCTECSHEFSLTQRHFVCPSCGGENIHFNGGHGLTLMALHVAPEETDHD; encoded by the coding sequence ATGCATGAAGCGAGTCTGGTTCAGGGGCTGCTGGACATTTGTCTGAAAGCTCTGGACGAGCATAATGCGGCCCACCCGGAAAACCGGGTGGAGCGCATAAGCAAGGTGGAATGCCAGCTTGGACTCATCGCCTGTGTGGAAGCGCAAACCCTTGTGGCCTGCTTTGAACTCTTTGCGGAAGGCACCCCGGCCGAGGGAGCGCAACTGCTGTTGCAGACAGCGCCCCTGCCTTGTCGCTGTACCGAGTGCAGCCATGAATTCAGCCTGACGCAACGGCATTTCGTCTGCCCCAGTTGCGGCGGCGAAAACATCCACTTCAACGGGGGCCACGGACTTACCCTGATGGCCCTGCACGTTGCACCCGAGGAAACGGACCATGACTGA
- a CDS encoding 4Fe-4S dicluster domain-containing protein, with translation MTEHIQVVPDKCRACRRCEVACIAAHHGMSFKEAMKHRDELVSRVQVVKADGFKTTVRCHQCPHAPCVNVCPTGALQQDEKGRIIMRVQYCVACKMCMAACPYGTITMETIGMPSVDSEDGETLAQRARREVAVRCDMCRAWRMENGKRITACMEACPAHALSLVLADGTVVEVPKPEKKAVESASGGEAGADAPKAEVAAAVVETAAPEIAAPEAPKVEAAPAVAPEAPKVEAAAAMVAPETPKVEVAPEAPKAETAPEAPKAETAAPETTVPEEPKVEAVAAVVAPETPKADVVAEAVEPAAKAASDTQATQPAVSEAKAEAKDVSKDEAQESAPAESASKAEAPAANKPAAPADKKPAAKKSAPKAGKKTSKKGGKK, from the coding sequence ATGACTGAACATATCCAGGTCGTACCCGACAAATGCCGCGCCTGTCGCCGCTGTGAAGTGGCATGTATCGCTGCTCACCACGGCATGAGCTTCAAGGAAGCCATGAAGCACCGCGACGAACTGGTGTCGCGCGTGCAGGTGGTAAAGGCCGACGGCTTCAAGACAACGGTGCGCTGCCACCAGTGCCCGCACGCGCCCTGCGTGAACGTATGCCCCACAGGGGCGCTCCAGCAGGACGAAAAAGGGCGCATCATCATGCGCGTCCAGTATTGCGTGGCCTGCAAGATGTGTATGGCCGCCTGCCCCTACGGCACCATAACGATGGAAACCATCGGCATGCCGTCGGTGGACAGTGAGGACGGCGAAACCCTGGCCCAGCGGGCGCGCCGTGAAGTGGCCGTGCGTTGCGATATGTGCCGCGCCTGGCGTATGGAAAACGGCAAGCGCATCACCGCCTGCATGGAAGCCTGCCCGGCCCACGCCCTTTCGCTGGTGCTGGCCGACGGCACTGTAGTGGAAGTGCCCAAGCCGGAAAAGAAGGCTGTGGAGTCTGCCTCCGGCGGCGAGGCTGGCGCTGATGCGCCCAAGGCTGAAGTTGCTGCGGCTGTGGTTGAAACGGCTGCGCCTGAAATAGCTGCTCCTGAAGCGCCCAAGGTTGAAGCGGCCCCGGCGGTTGCACCCGAAGCGCCGAAGGTTGAAGCTGCTGCGGCAATGGTCGCCCCTGAAACGCCAAAGGTCGAAGTGGCTCCTGAAGCACCCAAGGCTGAAACGGCTCCTGAAGCACCCAAGGCTGAAACGGCTGCGCCAGAAACGACTGTGCCAGAAGAGCCCAAGGTTGAGGCTGTTGCGGCTGTGGTTGCTCCTGAAACACCCAAGGCTGACGTTGTAGCCGAAGCTGTGGAACCCGCTGCAAAAGCCGCTTCTGATACCCAGGCCACACAACCTGCCGTTTCTGAAGCCAAGGCCGAAGCCAAGGACGTTTCAAAGGATGAGGCCCAGGAATCAGCCCCTGCCGAAAGCGCATCCAAGGCCGAAGCCCCTGCGGCCAATAAGCCTGCGGCTCCCGCTGACAAAAAGCCTGCGGCCAAGAAATCTGCTCCCAAGGCTGGCAAAAAAACCAGCAAAAAGGGCGGCAAGAAATAA
- a CDS encoding SEL1-like repeat protein, whose product MQIRVSALVLLVALSFSFLLLPQGAACADDGESLRQVQAALNKSDFDEAVKLLKPLVDSGNAEALYVMGRLILDGKGVKKNRTRAAEFFRLAAEKGDVSAMNSWATALASGDGVPRNYREAARWFRKAADQGLAMAQYNLGYLYAYGRGVNKDESAAIDWYSRAANQGLASAQYSLGWTYLNGSGENQSDTKAAHWFEKAAEQDHAKAQNNLAYMYAEGRGYAQDPEKALQWYTRSAEQGYAEAQYNLGFMYEQGRGVPQDYTKAVDWYRKAAEQNEPAAQYSLGLMYDQGTGVPRNLSEANRWYNLAAKNGDPDAKAVVRAQNNKPQPVRKAPAPSKPVKKEKKPQ is encoded by the coding sequence ATGCAAATTCGTGTATCTGCCCTGGTTTTACTGGTGGCCCTGAGTTTTTCGTTTCTGTTGTTGCCGCAGGGCGCGGCTTGCGCCGATGACGGTGAAAGCCTGCGCCAGGTGCAGGCCGCCTTGAATAAGAGCGATTTTGACGAGGCAGTAAAGCTGCTTAAACCCCTTGTGGACAGCGGCAATGCCGAAGCCCTCTACGTCATGGGCCGCCTCATCCTGGACGGCAAGGGCGTGAAGAAAAACCGCACCCGTGCGGCGGAGTTCTTTCGTCTGGCGGCGGAAAAGGGCGACGTGAGCGCCATGAATTCATGGGCCACGGCCCTTGCCTCCGGTGACGGCGTGCCGCGCAACTATCGAGAGGCTGCCCGCTGGTTCCGCAAGGCGGCCGATCAGGGCCTTGCCATGGCCCAGTACAATCTCGGCTATCTCTACGCCTACGGGCGTGGCGTCAATAAGGACGAAAGCGCCGCCATCGACTGGTACAGCCGCGCCGCCAATCAGGGCCTGGCTTCTGCCCAGTATTCCCTTGGCTGGACGTATCTGAACGGCAGCGGTGAAAACCAGAGCGACACCAAGGCCGCGCACTGGTTTGAAAAGGCCGCCGAACAGGATCACGCCAAGGCGCAAAACAATCTTGCCTATATGTACGCCGAGGGGCGGGGCTATGCGCAGGACCCGGAAAAGGCCCTGCAATGGTATACCCGTTCGGCTGAACAGGGCTACGCTGAAGCGCAGTATAACCTTGGCTTCATGTACGAGCAGGGCCGGGGCGTGCCGCAGGACTATACCAAGGCCGTGGACTGGTACCGCAAGGCTGCCGAACAGAACGAGCCCGCCGCCCAGTACAGTCTTGGCCTCATGTATGATCAGGGCACGGGCGTGCCGCGCAATCTGAGTGAGGCGAACCGTTGGTATAATCTGGCCGCCAAGAATGGCGATCCTGACGCCAAGGCTGTTGTGCGTGCGCAGAATAATAAGCCCCAGCCTGTGCGTAAGGCTCCGGCGCCGAGCAAACCAGTGAAAAAAGAGAAAAAGCCTCAATAA
- a CDS encoding LIC12162 family transferase, which produces MSQESSILVLGRMPRGAEPETHRPAGVWCFVEQEEFFPAWDKRFAFPPEPLTDVHAVEHACKCAQALCADSIVPLAAELCSHSEDLPAAYWETLLAPWAINMASQIVERWGRVKAMAEAWGGEAMHVPLLPQDSHFVFWTEPDFTLHGALGHSFNHWLFSRLFEAYFHDGWPEKWTWEYLPPVRREYGAEQLPSGKARLLNMARKAMLCLPFPRLKGLSWEQSLRFSLSLLHKSRGQDQSQPLSSYGKAATGMDAGLPECLDLMALYRAGMPESLRALRHPESLSVSPLGPRLRVPSVLAYEDAEYRQKLAVWRGRGHRLMYVQHGGNYGQVRCACDTAMVEYAQHAFATWGWSEHGSSRGNFIPVPYPQLARLKKRWHGQDGHTLLLVGTEMPGYGYRLDAHPTPMQLVEYRRDKLRFFEALGRTLQNCSQYRPYFALPGSLRDADWLLERIPQVRLSTGPLQPQLLSCRLLVVDHNCTTTLEALVANVPTILYWRRDVWPVTPQSDALLDVLTRAGILFATPEEAAAKVAEVWEDPRAWWSRTAVQDARRAFCALQALTVKGNENHYWIQTLKSL; this is translated from the coding sequence ATGAGTCAGGAAAGCAGCATACTTGTTCTCGGGCGCATGCCCCGTGGCGCGGAACCGGAGACGCACCGGCCCGCCGGGGTGTGGTGTTTTGTGGAGCAGGAGGAGTTTTTTCCCGCCTGGGACAAGCGTTTCGCCTTTCCGCCGGAGCCGCTGACGGATGTGCATGCCGTGGAACACGCCTGCAAGTGCGCTCAGGCCCTGTGCGCGGACAGCATCGTTCCGCTGGCTGCGGAGCTCTGCTCCCACAGTGAAGACCTGCCCGCCGCCTACTGGGAAACCCTGCTGGCTCCCTGGGCCATTAACATGGCCTCGCAGATCGTCGAGCGCTGGGGCCGCGTCAAGGCCATGGCCGAAGCCTGGGGCGGGGAAGCCATGCACGTTCCCCTGCTGCCGCAGGACAGCCATTTCGTCTTCTGGACGGAGCCGGACTTCACGCTGCACGGCGCTCTTGGGCACTCCTTCAATCACTGGTTGTTTTCGCGTCTTTTTGAAGCGTACTTTCACGACGGCTGGCCCGAAAAATGGACATGGGAATATCTGCCGCCCGTGCGGCGTGAGTACGGAGCGGAACAACTCCCCAGCGGCAAGGCCCGCTTGCTCAATATGGCCCGCAAGGCCATGCTGTGCCTGCCTTTCCCCAGGCTCAAAGGACTGAGCTGGGAGCAAAGCCTGCGCTTTTCTCTGTCGCTGCTGCACAAGAGCCGGGGGCAGGATCAGTCCCAGCCCTTGTCCTCGTATGGCAAAGCCGCCACGGGCATGGACGCGGGCCTGCCGGAATGCCTCGATCTTATGGCCCTGTATCGGGCGGGTATGCCCGAGTCGCTGCGTGCGCTGCGTCATCCCGAAAGTCTGAGCGTCAGTCCGCTTGGGCCCCGGTTGCGCGTGCCCAGCGTGCTGGCGTATGAAGATGCCGAATACCGGCAAAAGCTGGCCGTCTGGCGCGGGCGCGGGCACAGGCTCATGTATGTGCAGCACGGCGGCAATTACGGTCAGGTGCGCTGCGCCTGCGATACGGCCATGGTGGAATACGCGCAGCATGCCTTTGCCACCTGGGGCTGGAGCGAGCACGGCAGCAGCCGGGGAAATTTCATTCCCGTGCCCTATCCGCAACTGGCGCGCCTCAAGAAGCGCTGGCACGGGCAGGACGGGCATACGCTCTTGCTGGTGGGCACGGAAATGCCGGGCTACGGCTACAGGCTTGATGCCCACCCGACCCCCATGCAACTGGTGGAATACCGGCGCGACAAGCTGCGTTTCTTTGAGGCCTTGGGGCGGACATTGCAAAACTGTTCGCAGTACCGGCCCTATTTCGCGCTGCCGGGTTCCCTGCGCGACGCGGACTGGCTGCTGGAGCGCATCCCCCAGGTGCGGTTGTCCACCGGGCCTTTGCAGCCCCAACTGCTTTCCTGCCGCCTGCTGGTGGTTGACCACAACTGTACAACCACCCTTGAGGCCCTGGTGGCCAATGTGCCCACCATTCTGTACTGGAGGCGGGACGTCTGGCCTGTGACTCCGCAAAGTGACGCCCTGCTGGACGTGCTGACCCGCGCAGGCATACTGTTTGCCACGCCGGAAGAAGCCGCCGCCAAGGTTGCGGAAGTTTGGGAAGACCCGCGCGCATGGTGGAGCCGCACAGCCGTGCAGGACGCCCGCCGCGCTTTTTGCGCCCTTCAGGCCTTGACGGTCAAGGGCAACGAGAACCATTACTGGATCCAAACGCTGAAGAGTCTATAA
- a CDS encoding N-acetylneuraminate synthase family protein yields the protein MKLIDIFAVPAPETRIPVPYVIAEAGVNHEGSMEIARRLVDEAAEGGAQAIKFQTYKAGTLASKDSPAYWDTSKEPTSSQYELFKKHDSFWKNEFEALKKHCDAVGIAFMSTPFDVESAHFLNDLMDVFKISSSDITNKPFIRTLCDFGKPILLSTGAAHLHEIAEAVEWIEEKGNKLALLHCVLNYPTADENAALGMIPALKRHFPQHAIGYSDHTLPKDMHTLETATLLGARVLEKHFTHDKTLPGNDHYHAMDKHDLRHFFERLAGTLASVGEMTLRALPEEEPARLHARRSLVTARAVPAGTVISAADLTWKRPAHGISPRNYDEVIGMRARHDLDEDTVLHWSDLDSGDRACS from the coding sequence ATGAAACTCATAGACATATTTGCTGTTCCTGCCCCCGAAACGCGCATTCCCGTGCCCTATGTCATCGCCGAAGCAGGGGTGAACCACGAGGGCAGCATGGAAATCGCCCGCAGGCTTGTTGACGAGGCCGCAGAAGGCGGCGCGCAGGCCATCAAGTTTCAGACGTACAAGGCGGGCACCCTGGCCTCCAAGGATTCCCCGGCCTATTGGGACACCAGCAAGGAACCCACCAGCAGCCAGTACGAACTCTTCAAAAAGCACGACTCCTTCTGGAAGAACGAGTTTGAAGCCCTGAAGAAGCACTGCGACGCGGTGGGCATAGCCTTCATGTCCACGCCCTTTGACGTTGAATCAGCCCATTTTCTCAATGATCTTATGGACGTGTTCAAAATTTCCTCTTCAGACATCACCAACAAGCCCTTTATCCGCACCCTGTGCGATTTTGGCAAGCCCATCCTGCTTTCCACCGGCGCCGCGCATCTGCATGAAATTGCCGAGGCGGTGGAGTGGATTGAAGAAAAGGGCAACAAGCTGGCCCTGCTGCACTGCGTGCTCAACTACCCCACGGCGGACGAAAACGCGGCCCTGGGCATGATTCCGGCCCTCAAGCGGCATTTTCCGCAGCACGCCATAGGGTATTCCGACCACACGCTGCCCAAGGACATGCATACTCTTGAAACCGCCACCCTGCTCGGCGCGCGCGTGCTGGAAAAGCATTTTACCCATGACAAGACCCTGCCCGGCAACGACCACTACCATGCCATGGACAAGCACGACCTGCGGCACTTTTTTGAGCGCCTTGCGGGCACCCTCGCCAGCGTGGGCGAAATGACCCTGCGTGCCCTGCCGGAAGAAGAACCCGCCCGTCTCCACGCCCGCCGCTCTCTGGTCACGGCCCGCGCCGTGCCCGCCGGCACGGTCATCAGCGCTGCCGACCTTACCTGGAAGCGCCCTGCCCACGGCATTTCGCCACGCAACTATGACGAGGTCATCGGCATGCGCGCGCGTCATGATCTGGACGAAGACACTGTGCTGCACTGGTCTGATCTGGACAGCGGCGACAGGGCCTGTTCATGA
- a CDS encoding DMT family transporter — MQKTVTGYSCALLAVVIWSGNFVVARAVAGLIPPWQCNFWRWFIALIILLPFAKRHWRTDWPAIKKNWRSLSLLGILGVTLLNTLIYKAGQTTESINMALLVPTAPIVILLLSRILYAEPISPRRMAGVLVVLVGVGILVTRGDWDRLAHLRFNEGDLWALGGVLCFGLYSLFIRQRSADISPIGFSLATFALGLLYSLPFTVIEAVMLPTPHLSTPLVISVLYTGIGCSALSFWLWTVAIDQIGPVRAGMVYYSLPVFSGIAAKLILDETVTPAQMVGGALVIIGIIVATVVMPHRRKTDTLQQRP, encoded by the coding sequence ATGCAAAAAACCGTAACGGGCTATTCCTGCGCTCTTCTCGCCGTTGTCATCTGGTCTGGCAATTTTGTGGTGGCCAGAGCCGTTGCCGGGCTCATCCCCCCCTGGCAATGCAATTTCTGGCGCTGGTTCATCGCCCTGATTATTTTGCTGCCTTTCGCCAAAAGGCACTGGCGCACGGACTGGCCCGCCATCAAGAAAAACTGGCGCAGTCTTTCTTTGCTGGGCATTCTTGGCGTGACGCTGCTCAACACCCTCATCTACAAGGCCGGGCAGACCACAGAAAGCATCAATATGGCTTTGCTGGTTCCCACGGCTCCCATAGTCATTCTCCTGCTCTCGCGCATTCTTTACGCCGAACCCATCTCGCCGCGCCGTATGGCGGGCGTTCTGGTGGTGCTGGTCGGCGTGGGCATTTTGGTCACACGGGGCGACTGGGACAGGCTGGCCCACCTGCGCTTTAACGAGGGCGACCTCTGGGCCCTCGGAGGCGTGCTGTGCTTTGGCCTCTACTCCCTGTTCATCCGGCAGCGCAGCGCCGACATTTCGCCCATAGGTTTCAGCCTGGCCACGTTTGCCCTGGGACTGCTGTACTCACTGCCGTTTACGGTCATAGAGGCGGTCATGCTGCCCACGCCCCACCTGTCCACGCCGCTGGTCATCAGCGTGCTGTACACGGGTATCGGCTGCTCGGCCCTGTCTTTCTGGCTGTGGACAGTGGCCATTGACCAGATCGGGCCAGTGCGCGCGGGCATGGTCTATTACAGCCTGCCCGTTTTCTCGGGCATAGCCGCCAAGCTCATCCTCGACGAAACAGTGACGCCCGCGCAAATGGTGGGCGGCGCGCTGGTCATCATTGGCATCATTGTGGCTACCGTGGTCATGCCCCACCGCCGCAAGACAGACACCCTGCAACAGCGGCCCTGA
- the rdgB gene encoding RdgB/HAM1 family non-canonical purine NTP pyrophosphatase — MSNKPVQIVLATHNAGKVRELADPLAQFGVEVLGLEFFPGIGEIDETGTTFEENACIKAREVARLTGLISIADDSGLEVDALDGRPGVYSARYSDDWESLPGESRDARNIRKLLHELADVPEEKRGCRFVSSMACVRPDGAEMVVRGIWDGRLLTAPRGENGFGYDPVFFDAVVGKTAAELTRDEKNARSHRGNALRALLAKWQDFMGA, encoded by the coding sequence ATGAGCAATAAACCCGTGCAAATCGTGCTGGCCACCCATAATGCGGGCAAGGTGCGCGAACTGGCCGATCCCCTGGCGCAGTTCGGCGTTGAGGTTCTTGGTCTGGAGTTCTTTCCCGGCATTGGCGAGATTGATGAGACAGGAACCACCTTTGAAGAAAACGCCTGCATCAAGGCCCGTGAAGTGGCGCGCCTGACGGGGCTTATCAGCATTGCCGATGATTCGGGGCTGGAAGTGGACGCTCTTGACGGCAGGCCGGGCGTCTATTCGGCCCGCTACTCGGACGATTGGGAAAGCCTGCCCGGCGAAAGCCGCGACGCGCGCAACATCCGCAAACTGCTGCACGAACTGGCGGACGTGCCGGAAGAAAAAAGAGGGTGCCGCTTTGTGAGCAGCATGGCCTGCGTGCGCCCTGACGGCGCGGAAATGGTGGTGCGCGGCATTTGGGACGGCCGCCTGCTTACCGCGCCGCGCGGTGAGAACGGCTTTGGCTATGACCCTGTTTTTTTTGACGCCGTCGTCGGCAAAACCGCCGCCGAACTTACCAGGGATGAAAAAAACGCCCGCAGCCATCGCGGCAACGCCCTGCGCGCCCTGCTGGCAAAATGGCAGGACTTCATGGGCGCGTAA